A window of Streptomyces sp. SAI-127 contains these coding sequences:
- a CDS encoding MFS transporter, with product MTTARPDALAEPVDRVGKGWTASLSLANVAIWVGWYGPLQILLARQAEDFAPGAGMSKETLLAWVTGVGAVVSLAANPFFGALSDRTTARRGRRSPWIVAGAAGGALSLLVLGGAGGLWVMTLGWCLVQLTLNAAFAAVTAAVPDRVPRLQRGAVGGWIGAAQILGAVVGTGLATAAGGIAAGYAACAVFTLAGVLPYVLRQRDLRLAAADRPAWSWGSFARGFWLSPRRHPDFAWAWLTRFLINLSNALVLLYLLYYLRDSLHYDDPEQGVLILTAVDSVALLATVVVGGVWSDRVGRRKPFVRWSGVLMAVATGVLAVWQTWPSAIVVAALLGVGLGVFMSVDFALMTDVLPTALDRGKDLGVINVANSLPQVAAPAIAAPIVTHLGGYRVLYGLAAAVGLAGAVLVGRIRGVD from the coding sequence ATGACGACCGCCCGCCCGGACGCCCTCGCCGAACCCGTCGACCGGGTCGGCAAGGGCTGGACGGCGTCCCTGTCGCTGGCCAACGTGGCGATCTGGGTGGGCTGGTACGGCCCGCTGCAGATCCTGCTGGCCCGGCAGGCGGAGGACTTCGCGCCCGGTGCCGGGATGTCGAAGGAGACGCTGCTGGCCTGGGTGACCGGCGTGGGCGCGGTGGTGTCGCTGGCGGCGAACCCGTTCTTCGGCGCGCTGTCGGACCGGACCACGGCCCGCCGGGGCCGCCGCAGCCCCTGGATCGTGGCCGGTGCGGCGGGCGGCGCGCTGTCGTTGCTGGTGCTCGGCGGGGCGGGCGGGCTGTGGGTCATGACGCTCGGCTGGTGTCTGGTCCAGCTGACCCTGAACGCGGCCTTCGCGGCGGTCACGGCGGCCGTCCCGGACCGGGTGCCGCGGTTGCAGCGGGGCGCGGTGGGCGGCTGGATCGGGGCGGCGCAGATCCTGGGCGCGGTCGTGGGCACGGGTCTGGCGACGGCGGCGGGCGGGATCGCGGCGGGCTATGCCGCGTGCGCGGTGTTCACGCTGGCGGGGGTGCTGCCGTACGTGCTCCGCCAGCGTGATCTCCGGCTGGCGGCGGCGGACCGCCCCGCCTGGTCGTGGGGGTCGTTCGCGCGCGGCTTCTGGCTGAGCCCCCGCCGCCACCCCGACTTCGCCTGGGCCTGGCTGACCCGCTTCCTGATCAACCTCAGCAACGCCCTGGTGCTCCTCTACCTCCTCTACTACCTGCGGGACAGCCTCCACTACGACGACCCCGAGCAGGGCGTGCTGATCCTGACCGCGGTGGACAGCGTGGCGCTGCTGGCCACGGTCGTGGTGGGCGGCGTCTGGTCGGACCGGGTCGGGCGCCGCAAGCCGTTCGTGCGCTGGTCCGGTGTGCTGATGGCGGTGGCCACGGGCGTGCTCGCCGTGTGGCAGACCTGGCCGAGCGCGATCGTCGTGGCGGCACTGCTGGGGGTGGGCCTCGGGGTGTTCATGTCGGTCGACTTCGCACTGATGACGGACGTCCTGCCGACGGCTCTCGACCGGGGCAAGGACCTGGGCGTCATCAACGTGGCCAACTCCCTGCCCCAGGTGGCGGCCCCCGCCATCGCCGCACCGATCGTCACGCACCTGGGGGGATACCGGGTCCTGTACGGATTGGCGGCGGCGGTGGGTCTGGCGGGGGCGGTGCTGGTCGGCCGTATAAGGGGCGTTGACTAG
- a CDS encoding GH1 family beta-glucosidase → MATQEHAIPRFPAGFLWGVSTSAHQIEGAADERERSVWDTFTAEPGRVKDGSTAAVACDHYHRYREDVSLLAGLGVDAYRFSISWPRVRAEGGLDFYDRLVDELVAAGVRPVPTLFHWDLPVTLQEGGGWLERDTAARYAEYVSVVAERLGDRVKKWITINEPAEHTLFGHALGAHAPGKQLMFDALPVAHHLLLAHGLGVQALRAAGATDIGIANSHGPTWPASQEAADVEAADFYDVLLNRLFADPVLLGEYPAGLGELMPGDVAADLKVIGEPLDFYGVNFYAPTRVGAPQGADIEFGGLTIPAELPFSVREIEDVPVTDFGWPVVPEALTELLTGFRERYADRLPPVVITENGCSYEGVDDQDRIAYLDGHIRALHQAVEAGVDVRGYFVWSLVDNFEWAEGYARRFGLVHVDFETLARTPKASYAWYQELLRAQK, encoded by the coding sequence ATGGCGACTCAAGAGCATGCGATCCCCCGGTTCCCGGCCGGCTTCCTGTGGGGCGTCTCGACCTCGGCCCATCAGATCGAGGGCGCGGCGGACGAGCGTGAGCGGTCCGTGTGGGACACCTTCACGGCCGAGCCGGGACGGGTGAAGGACGGCTCGACGGCGGCGGTGGCCTGCGACCACTACCACCGCTACCGCGAGGACGTCTCCCTCCTGGCCGGCCTGGGCGTGGACGCGTACCGCTTCTCGATCTCCTGGCCGCGGGTGCGCGCCGAGGGCGGCCTCGACTTCTACGACCGTCTCGTGGACGAACTGGTCGCGGCGGGGGTACGTCCGGTCCCGACGCTCTTCCACTGGGACCTGCCGGTGACCCTCCAGGAAGGGGGCGGCTGGCTGGAGCGGGACACCGCGGCGCGCTACGCGGAGTACGTCTCGGTCGTCGCCGAGCGGCTCGGCGACCGCGTCAAGAAGTGGATCACCATCAACGAGCCCGCCGAACACACCCTGTTCGGGCACGCGTTGGGCGCTCACGCACCGGGCAAGCAGCTGATGTTCGACGCGCTGCCGGTCGCCCACCATCTGCTGCTGGCCCACGGACTGGGCGTCCAGGCCCTGCGCGCGGCCGGCGCCACGGACATCGGCATCGCCAACTCGCACGGGCCGACGTGGCCGGCGTCCCAGGAGGCCGCCGACGTGGAGGCGGCGGACTTCTACGACGTCCTGCTGAACCGCCTGTTCGCGGACCCGGTCCTGCTGGGCGAATACCCCGCCGGTCTCGGCGAGTTGATGCCGGGTGACGTGGCGGCCGACCTGAAGGTCATCGGGGAGCCGCTGGACTTCTACGGCGTCAACTTCTACGCGCCGACCAGGGTGGGCGCCCCGCAGGGCGCGGACATCGAGTTCGGCGGCCTGACGATCCCGGCCGAACTCCCCTTCTCGGTCCGGGAGATCGAGGACGTCCCGGTGACGGACTTCGGCTGGCCGGTGGTGCCCGAGGCGCTGACGGAACTCCTCACCGGCTTCCGTGAGCGCTACGCCGACCGCCTCCCGCCCGTCGTCATCACCGAGAACGGCTGCTCCTACGAGGGTGTCGACGACCAGGACCGGATCGCCTACCTGGACGGCCACATCCGCGCCCTGCACCAGGCGGTCGAGGCAGGCGTGGACGTGCGCGGGTACTTCGTGTGGTCGCTGGTGGACAACTTCGAGTGGGCGGAGGGGTACGCCCGCCGGTTCGGGCTGGTGCACGTCGATTTCGAGACGCTGGCCAGGACCCCCAAGGCGTCGTACGCGTGGTACCAGGAGCTGCTCCGGGCCCAGAAATGA
- a CDS encoding protealysin inhibitor emfourin has translation MRIQVRRTGGFAGIERHKEVDTSGRPDAHEWRALAEKALAAGRGTRPIGVPDGFSYEITVDGRTVYAADPRLTEEQRELISKVLKEGA, from the coding sequence ATGCGTATTCAGGTGCGGCGCACGGGCGGATTCGCGGGCATCGAGCGGCACAAGGAGGTCGACACCTCCGGGCGGCCCGATGCCCACGAATGGCGGGCCCTGGCCGAGAAGGCTCTCGCCGCCGGCCGGGGCACCCGGCCCATCGGGGTCCCGGACGGCTTCAGTTACGAGATCACCGTGGACGGCAGGACGGTGTACGCGGCCGACCCCCGGTTGACGGAGGAGCAGCGGGAACTGATCTCGAAGGTGCTCAAAGAGGGCGCTTAA
- a CDS encoding M4 family metallopeptidase, which produces MTTHGGFEPVFCTVIPPHVLDKLARNDDPALSGPARRTLMRDSELRGRRRVTTEFGLAAAPTAKAPSDQPLRTIYDAGHRTGLPGRKVRAEGSEPGQDATVNRAYAGLGATFDLYLKAYARHSIDGDGLPLDATVHFDENYNNAFWNGEQMVFGDGDGEIFLDFTIPIDVIGHELTHGVTQYTANLTYYGQPGALNESMSDVFGSLIKQYTLGQTAAEADWLIGAGLLAPSVSGKALRSMKEPGSAYDDDVLGKDPQPATMDDYVRTGRDNGGVHINSGIPNHAFYLVANALGGHAWEKAGQIWYDVLAGGELSDRALFTDFAKLTVAAAKARFDEGDELQAVSKAWEQVGVRIL; this is translated from the coding sequence ATGACGACTCACGGGGGCTTCGAGCCCGTCTTCTGCACCGTCATTCCGCCGCATGTCCTCGACAAGCTGGCCAGGAACGACGACCCCGCACTCTCCGGTCCCGCCCGGCGCACGTTGATGCGCGACAGCGAGCTGCGCGGCCGCCGCCGCGTGACCACCGAGTTCGGCCTGGCGGCCGCGCCGACGGCGAAGGCACCGTCGGACCAGCCGCTGCGCACCATCTACGACGCCGGGCACAGGACCGGCCTGCCGGGCAGGAAGGTCCGTGCCGAGGGCTCCGAGCCCGGCCAGGACGCCACCGTCAACCGCGCCTACGCCGGTCTCGGCGCCACCTTCGACCTCTACCTGAAGGCCTACGCGCGCCATTCGATCGACGGCGACGGCCTCCCGCTCGACGCGACCGTCCACTTCGACGAGAACTACAACAACGCCTTCTGGAACGGCGAGCAGATGGTGTTCGGCGACGGTGACGGCGAGATCTTCCTCGACTTCACCATCCCGATCGACGTCATCGGCCACGAACTCACCCACGGCGTCACGCAGTACACGGCGAACCTCACGTACTACGGCCAGCCGGGCGCCCTCAACGAGTCGATGTCCGACGTCTTCGGCTCGCTCATCAAGCAGTACACGCTCGGCCAGACCGCCGCCGAGGCCGACTGGCTGATCGGCGCGGGCCTGCTCGCGCCCAGCGTCTCCGGCAAGGCCCTGCGGTCCATGAAGGAGCCGGGCAGCGCGTACGACGACGACGTGCTCGGCAAGGACCCGCAGCCCGCGACCATGGACGACTACGTCCGCACCGGCCGCGACAACGGCGGCGTGCACATCAACTCCGGCATCCCCAACCACGCGTTCTACCTGGTGGCCAACGCACTCGGCGGCCATGCCTGGGAGAAGGCGGGACAGATCTGGTACGACGTCCTGGCCGGCGGCGAACTCTCGGACCGGGCCCTGTTCACCGACTTCGCGAAGCTCACGGTCGCGGCGGCGAAGGCCCGCTTCGACGAGGGCGACGAACTGCAGGCCGTGTCGAAGGCCTGGGAGCAGGTCGGGGTGCGGATCCTCTGA